The Nocardia sp. NBC_01503 sequence CCTCCAGATAGCGTGGGAGTTCACGCAATCGGGTACTGCCCCATTCGGAGACGAAGCCGCGGAAGACCAGGTCGTCGAGTTGATGCGTGACATCCTGTGCCGCTTCACGATCCCTGGTGTCGGCCAGGGCGGCGCGGACGCGATGCGCTTCGGCCAGGACCGGGACCACCAGGCGCACCGTCTGGGCGACAGTCGTGGTGAAGTTCGGGCGGACCTTCTCGATCAGCGCCTTGAACTGCTCCGGACTGCGCACCGGCCCACCGGCTTTCGCGATCAGCTCATCGGCGGCGCAGGCACGGCAGTCCTCGATGAGACCGTCGAGGGAGCCGTACGGATTCTGGCTCAGCGCAAGGCGATCGGTGGGCGGCAGCGCCGCGGTCACCGAACGCGCCGAGGTGGGCAGCGCGTTCAGCAGTAGCGTGCGGGTGCCGGTGCGCATGGCGGCGGCCTGTTCACCGGGGGAGCTGAGCACGCGGACCGCGACGCCCGCACCCTCGGGAACCAGTGCGGGATAACCGGTAATCGTCTGTCCGCCGACCTGTCGGCGCACGGTCGGCTCCAGCGTGCCGAGCGATTCGGAGGTCCATACCGCCGCCGGGGCGCGCTCTGCGGCGGCCGTGGCGCGGGCCACCGATTTCGACACCTGCGGGGCCAGTCGGGTTTTCAGCGCGGCCAGGCTCTTGTCGCGATCGACAATCGTGCCCGCGCCGTCGGTCGCGGCGAAGGTCATGCGCAGGTGATCCGGCAGCGCCGCCGGATCGATATCGGCTGGTGCGATGGTGACCGACCCCAGCCGGGACAGCTCACGCGCCAGCCCGGTGCGCAGCGGCTCCGCACGTGGAGTCAGCGCCGCCAGTGCGGCATTCGCGAAATCGGGTGCGGGCACCACCATGCGGCGCAACTGCTTGGGCAGGGTCTTGATGAGCGCTGTGGTGAGCTCCTCGCGCATCCCCGGCACCAGCCAGTCGAAGCCGACCGCGCGCACATGCGCCAGCTGCGGCACCGGAATGTGCACGGTCACACCGTCATCGGCTTTACCCGGCTCGAATTGATAGGTGAGCGGCAGAATCAGCTCACCCTGGCGCCAACTGTCCGGGAAGGCGGTCGGATCCAGCAGCGCCGCATCCTCGTTGACCACGGTCGAGGCGGTGAAGTCCAGGAGCGCCGGATCCTGCTTCTGCGCCTTGCGCCACCAGCTGTCGAAGTGCCGCACCGAGACCACATCGGCCGGAATCCGGCCGTCGTAGAAGTCGAACAGCACCTGATCGTCGACCAGGATGTCGCGCCGCCGCACCCGATGCTCCAAATCGGCGACATCGTCGAGTAATTCGCGATTCCGCTCGAAGAAGGCGTGTTGGGTCTGCCACTCACCCTGTACCAGGGCGTGTCTGATGAACAGCTCGCGCGAGAGCTCGGCATCGATCCGCCCGAAATCCACGCGTCGCTGGGTGACCAGCGGAATCCCGTACAGCGTCACGCGCTCATAGGCCAGGGCAGCGCCCCGCTTGGACGACCAATGCGGTTCGGAGTAGGTGCGTTTCACCAAATCCCCGGCCAACCGCTCGGCCCATTCGGGTTCGATCCGAGCCGCCGTCCGTCCCCACAGTCGCGAGGTCTCGACCAGTTCGGCCGCCATCACCCAGCGCGGCGCCTTCTTGGCCAGCGAGGAGCCGGGGAAGATCATGAACTTGGCATTGCGAGCCCCGAGGAACTCCCGGCTCTCCGCCTCCCGCACACCGATATGCGACAGCATGCCCGCCAGCAGCGCTTGATGAATCGAGGTCACATCCCACGGCATGGCCTCATCCGCCGCGGCGGCCTGCGCGGCGAGCCGTACCGAGAGACCCGAGCCTCCCGCATCGCGCCCGCTCGCCTGCCCCGCTCTGCCGGACGAAGTGACTGCCCCGACTGCTGAACTCCGGCGAGAAGTGCCGGACTGGGCGGAGGCCCCACCGCCGGGTGCAGCCGTGCCCGCCTGGCCGGATGCTGTTGTGTCGGAGACACTTTGCCCGGAGCGGCGATTTGCCGCACGCCCCCGCTCGTTGTCGGTCCGACCGGTGCCGGAGCCGTCCGGCTCGCCGTCGGTTCGCGATGACTCGGGGCCGCTCGTTCGCGCGCCACCGCGCCGGTTCCGGCCGCGTCTGCCCGCACCGCGCGCGTCGCCGGATTCTTCGAGGTCCGTCTCCGAAGACTGTGTGTCGCTCGCCGATTGGGAGTTCTCCGTGGACCAGCCGAGGCCGCGGGTGATGGTGCGGAGCTGGCCGTGTAGGTCCTGCCATTCGCGAATGCGGAGGTAGTGCAGGAACTCGTCACGGCACATGCGGCGGAACTGGTTGGA is a genomic window containing:
- the hrpA gene encoding ATP-dependent RNA helicase HrpA; this translates as MTRTAATSRELRSRLADLSIRDEHRLRRRLDKVRGGDLTELEADIAAAQRRVDARRSAVPEIRYPEQLPVSARRDDIAAAIAANQVVIVAGETGSGKTTQLPKICLELGRGIRGTIGHTQPRRLAARTVAERIAEELGGELGDVVGYTVRFTDQASDRTLVKLMTDGILLAEIQRDRLLRRYDTIIIDEAHERSLNIDFLMGYLKQLLPKRPDLKLIITSATIDPELFARHFSAENGSPAPIVEVSGRSYPVEIRYQPLSLEVPLTSDDPDDEDTRIVDRDPTDAIGDAVRELLAEGDGDILVFLSGEREIRDTADTLRDMKLPRTEILPLYARLSAAEQHKVFSNHAGRRVVLATNVAETSLTVPGIRYVVDPGTARISRYSMRTKVQRLPIEPISQASARQRSGRCGRVADGIAIRLYSEDDFEARPQFTEPEILRTNLAAVILQMTALGLGDIESFPFVEAPDNRAIRDGIALLEELGALARRGEEAGNAEIPDAGLVLTPVGREMAQLPVDPRMARMLVEANNTGCLAEVLIIVAALSIQDVRERPVEFQQAADTKHARFNVEGSDFLAYLKLWDYLGEQRKNLSSNQFRRMCRDEFLHYLRIREWQDLHGQLRTITRGLGWSTENSQSASDTQSSETDLEESGDARGAGRRGRNRRGGARTSGPESSRTDGEPDGSGTGRTDNERGRAANRRSGQSVSDTTASGQAGTAAPGGGASAQSGTSRRSSAVGAVTSSGRAGQASGRDAGGSGLSVRLAAQAAAADEAMPWDVTSIHQALLAGMLSHIGVREAESREFLGARNAKFMIFPGSSLAKKAPRWVMAAELVETSRLWGRTAARIEPEWAERLAGDLVKRTYSEPHWSSKRGAALAYERVTLYGIPLVTQRRVDFGRIDAELSRELFIRHALVQGEWQTQHAFFERNRELLDDVADLEHRVRRRDILVDDQVLFDFYDGRIPADVVSVRHFDSWWRKAQKQDPALLDFTASTVVNEDAALLDPTAFPDSWRQGELILPLTYQFEPGKADDGVTVHIPVPQLAHVRAVGFDWLVPGMREELTTALIKTLPKQLRRMVVPAPDFANAALAALTPRAEPLRTGLARELSRLGSVTIAPADIDPAALPDHLRMTFAATDGAGTIVDRDKSLAALKTRLAPQVSKSVARATAAAERAPAAVWTSESLGTLEPTVRRQVGGQTITGYPALVPEGAGVAVRVLSSPGEQAAAMRTGTRTLLLNALPTSARSVTAALPPTDRLALSQNPYGSLDGLIEDCRACAADELIAKAGGPVRSPEQFKALIEKVRPNFTTTVAQTVRLVVPVLAEAHRVRAALADTRDREAAQDVTHQLDDLVFRGFVSEWGSTRLRELPRYLEAARLRLEALPASANRDRQGMIELDRVHAAYDRLLELLPEGRRNGRDVLEIWWMIEELRVSLFAQQLGTPYAVSTKRIEKAIDAARRPPAKR